Proteins from a genomic interval of Thermoanaerobacterium thermosaccharolyticum DSM 571:
- a CDS encoding IS110 family transposase, with protein sequence MKYNQNTKIMQITEKTLIVGVDIAKEIHHARAFDFRGIEYGKRIEFSNDIDGMKRFLKWAADIMNKSNKEHLMVGMEPTGHYWLCFAQFLRDKNHKVVLVNPFHVKRSKEFDDNSPTKNDRKDPKTIAMLVKDGRYVEPNIPEGIYSELRIAVDIREMLTKDLNKIKNRVARWLDIYFPEFNKVFADWEGKAALITLKEFPTPAKILGIGAEEILAAWKKEINRAVGAKRALKLIEAASQSVGKRDGIEMAEIEIKIILEQYEMLVKQLKKIESKIEELFMQVPGANEMLSIKGVGVITAAIFIAEVGDITRYEHPKQIQKLAGYNLVENSSGQHKGQTTISKRGRRRLRSALYKMIMPILANNKEFQELHKYYTTRKENPLKKKQSMIVLCCKLIRVFFVILKKGVKYNGNKMLRDIKRPEIRNAA encoded by the coding sequence ATGAAGTATAACCAAAATACAAAAATAATGCAAATAACAGAAAAGACATTAATTGTAGGTGTAGACATTGCTAAAGAGATACATCACGCTAGAGCTTTCGATTTCAGAGGAATAGAATACGGTAAGCGTATTGAATTTAGCAATGACATTGATGGAATGAAAAGATTTTTAAAATGGGCTGCAGATATTATGAATAAAAGCAACAAAGAGCATCTGATGGTTGGCATGGAACCAACAGGCCATTATTGGCTCTGCTTTGCACAGTTTCTTAGAGATAAGAACCATAAGGTGGTACTGGTAAATCCATTCCATGTAAAGAGAAGTAAGGAATTTGATGATAACTCGCCAACTAAAAATGACAGGAAAGACCCTAAGACAATTGCAATGCTAGTTAAAGATGGAAGATATGTTGAACCTAATATACCTGAGGGTATATACAGCGAACTTAGAATTGCAGTGGACATAAGAGAGATGCTTACAAAGGATTTAAACAAGATAAAGAACCGAGTTGCAAGATGGCTTGATATATACTTTCCTGAGTTTAATAAAGTTTTTGCAGATTGGGAAGGGAAAGCAGCACTGATAACGTTAAAAGAATTTCCAACGCCTGCAAAGATATTAGGTATTGGAGCTGAGGAAATACTTGCAGCTTGGAAAAAGGAAATTAATCGTGCTGTAGGTGCAAAGAGGGCTTTAAAGCTTATAGAAGCTGCCAGTCAAAGTGTTGGTAAAAGAGATGGCATTGAGATGGCAGAGATAGAGATAAAAATTATACTTGAACAGTACGAAATGCTTGTAAAACAGTTAAAAAAAATAGAAAGCAAAATAGAAGAACTTTTCATGCAAGTACCTGGTGCTAATGAAATGCTAAGTATAAAAGGTGTAGGAGTAATAACAGCAGCAATATTTATTGCTGAAGTTGGCGATATAACAAGATATGAGCATCCAAAACAAATACAGAAGCTTGCGGGTTACAATCTGGTAGAGAATAGTTCAGGACAGCATAAAGGGCAAACCACCATAAGCAAAAGAGGAAGAAGGAGGCTAAGAAGTGCTCTATACAAAATGATAATGCCAATACTTGCAAACAATAAAGAATTTCAGGAATTACACAAATACTACACCACAAGAAAAGAAAACCCGCTTAAAAAGAAACAGTCAATGATAGTTTTATGCTGCAAGCTAATCAGAGTATTTTTTGTCATACTGAAAAAAGGAGTAAAATACAACGGAAATAAGATGTTAAGAGATATAAAAAGACCAGAGATTAGGAATGCTGCATAA
- a CDS encoding carbohydrate ABC transporter permease: protein MAKNKRRRLTTEDIVFDTINYIILTIVIIVTLYPFIHVLAVSFNDAIDTVRGGIYLFPRKFTTFNYVSILSDPEIYNATIISALRAVIGSVLNVIASIIVAYAISRRDFVLRGIVSKIFTYSMYFTSGLIPYYLLIRDLHLMNNFLVYILPGIVSAWNIMVVRSYIDGLPASLVESAKLDGASELRIIFSIIFPLSVPVLATITLFVAVGQWNSWFDTMLFCSTNPNLSTLQYELQKVLQSTQQFTQQASFDMGLRNNTNSVTPESIRAAMTIVAVVPIMLVYPFLQKYFVKGLTIGSVKG, encoded by the coding sequence GTGGCTAAAAATAAGAGAAGAAGGTTGACCACAGAAGATATAGTATTTGATACGATTAATTATATTATTCTTACAATTGTAATAATTGTAACACTATATCCATTTATACACGTACTAGCGGTGTCATTTAATGATGCTATAGATACAGTAAGAGGTGGAATATATTTATTTCCAAGAAAATTTACAACTTTTAATTATGTTTCAATTTTGAGCGATCCGGAAATTTACAATGCGACAATAATTTCGGCATTGAGAGCAGTTATAGGTTCAGTATTAAATGTTATCGCTAGTATAATAGTTGCTTATGCTATAAGCAGAAGAGATTTTGTTTTAAGAGGTATTGTCTCGAAGATTTTTACTTACTCTATGTATTTTACCAGTGGTTTAATACCCTATTATCTGCTTATAAGAGATTTACACCTTATGAACAATTTTTTAGTTTACATATTGCCTGGGATAGTAAGTGCATGGAATATAATGGTTGTGAGAAGCTATATTGATGGCTTACCAGCCAGTCTTGTTGAATCAGCTAAATTAGATGGGGCAAGTGAACTAAGAATAATATTTTCAATTATATTTCCGCTTAGTGTGCCAGTATTAGCAACAATAACGCTTTTTGTAGCTGTAGGACAGTGGAATTCGTGGTTTGATACTATGCTTTTTTGTTCAACAAATCCAAATTTAAGCACACTACAGTATGAATTGCAGAAGGTTTTGCAGTCAACTCAGCAGTTTACACAACAAGCTTCATTTGATATGGGATTAAGAAATAATACTAATTCAGTTACCCCTGAAAGCATAAGAGCTGCAATGACAATAGTAGCGGTTGTTCCTATTATGCTTGTTTATCCATTTTTGCAGAAGTACTTTGTAAAGGGTTTAACTATAGGTAGTGTTAAAGGTTAG
- a CDS encoding ABC transporter permease: protein MSQQKGLVLIVLPFLILLLIFSYVPLWGWIIAFKNFNPALGISNSPWVGLENFKMLFEDPTFYQSIRNTLGISILKYFLGFFSSITLAVLINEVRNMKFKKTVQTISYLPHFVSWVVAASIVLDVLSPDGVINQLLLKLHIIKQSINFIGVSHLFWPLMALSDMWKEVGWNSIIYLAAMTAIDNELYEAASIDGAGRIRRIFSITLPSIVPTIKILLILNAGWILNAGFEQVFLLSNPMVIDYSQTLELYVYNYGIPMGRFSFATAAGIFNSVVSLAMVTLANRISKALSGESAF from the coding sequence TTGAGCCAGCAAAAAGGATTAGTTTTGATTGTTTTGCCATTTCTAATATTGTTGCTGATATTTAGTTATGTTCCATTGTGGGGCTGGATAATAGCATTTAAAAATTTTAATCCTGCTTTGGGAATTAGCAATTCTCCATGGGTTGGATTGGAAAATTTTAAAATGCTTTTTGAAGATCCAACTTTTTATCAGTCAATTAGGAATACATTAGGAATTAGCATTTTAAAATATTTTTTAGGATTTTTTTCCTCTATAACATTGGCAGTTTTAATAAATGAAGTTAGAAATATGAAATTTAAAAAGACAGTACAGACTATTTCATATTTACCACATTTTGTTTCATGGGTTGTTGCAGCTAGTATCGTACTTGATGTCCTTTCGCCGGATGGAGTTATAAATCAACTGCTTTTAAAGCTTCACATTATAAAACAATCAATTAATTTTATAGGTGTCTCGCACCTTTTCTGGCCTTTAATGGCACTTTCTGATATGTGGAAAGAAGTGGGATGGAATTCAATTATTTATCTGGCGGCAATGACTGCCATAGATAATGAGTTGTATGAGGCGGCCAGTATTGATGGAGCAGGTAGAATTAGAAGAATTTTTTCTATAACATTGCCATCTATAGTACCAACCATAAAAATACTTTTAATATTAAATGCAGGGTGGATATTAAATGCTGGTTTTGAACAAGTTTTTCTATTATCAAATCCAATGGTTATAGATTATTCACAGACATTGGAATTGTATGTATATAACTATGGTATACCAATGGGGAGATTTTCGTTTGCTACAGCAGCCGGTATATTTAATTCTGTTGTTTCGTTAGCGATGGTTACACTGGCAAATAGAATATCAAAAGCACTTAGCGGTGAAAGTGCATTCTAA
- a CDS encoding sensor histidine kinase, which translates to MLKRFIKKFRDLNISSKIVLYYLFVLIVSISFLSITYNEINNNIANNKVMQVSNEIVSNINSSIESLINTVDNQSKILISSQILQSALSNGNAGNYASYIQPMSKYLADFLNFNDFISSIYIFDNRGNEYFVDNVSYKNINLSVLKSADWYDKLISLRGAYILIANSGSLINDSKGNQGYVSFIRVINDVNSQKPAGFMIINISESYLYKYINSSINTYTSGIIIKDEKGNSIVEPTNISKSLNDEIFNYIKPNNSTIKKIDGKVFIISDLKNRFGWNIISITPFNELNSQFWIYNLILLLVIIINIILLILGLLFISLFITQPIIKLVNSMKGIKDGKFEKVNIITGNDEIGMLKDVYNKMIDEIKKLIGDIINEQKLKRKLELDVMQSQIKPHFLFNSFDAISALILMGDTKNASKIVKALGKFYRSFLINGNEEITIKEELDIINNYLTIQKIRFGDKFSVVMNIDERVLNYKIPKLILQPLVENALNHGVRNKEGQGIISIKALYGDNQIILMTEDNGKGMSEEKIKEIESGMSKGVGLKSTIERLKIYYNSADVVKIYSKIDEGTKIEITIPIKKEDQNDK; encoded by the coding sequence ATGTTAAAAAGATTTATTAAAAAATTCAGAGATCTAAATATATCATCCAAAATAGTATTGTATTATTTGTTTGTTTTAATCGTTTCAATTTCTTTTCTTTCGATCACTTATAATGAGATAAATAATAATATAGCTAATAACAAAGTCATGCAAGTTTCTAATGAAATTGTTTCAAATATTAATTCCAGTATAGAATCATTAATAAATACCGTTGACAATCAGTCAAAAATTTTAATATCAAGTCAAATACTGCAATCAGCTTTGTCAAACGGAAATGCAGGTAATTACGCTTCCTATATACAGCCTATGAGCAAATATTTGGCTGATTTTTTAAACTTTAATGATTTTATTTCGTCTATATATATATTTGACAACAGAGGAAACGAATACTTTGTAGATAATGTTTCTTATAAAAATATTAATTTATCTGTGCTAAAATCGGCTGATTGGTACGATAAATTGATAAGCTTAAGAGGTGCTTATATATTAATAGCTAATAGTGGTAGTTTGATAAATGATAGTAAAGGAAACCAAGGATATGTATCTTTCATAAGAGTGATAAATGATGTAAATAGCCAAAAGCCAGCAGGATTTATGATAATAAATATTTCTGAATCTTACTTGTATAAGTATATAAATAGCTCAATAAATACTTATACATCTGGTATCATAATAAAAGACGAGAAGGGTAACAGTATAGTAGAGCCGACTAATATAAGCAAAAGTTTAAATGACGAGATATTCAATTATATAAAGCCTAATAATTCAACTATAAAAAAGATAGATGGAAAAGTTTTTATAATATCAGATTTAAAAAACAGATTCGGCTGGAATATAATAAGCATCACGCCATTTAACGAGCTTAATAGTCAGTTTTGGATATACAATTTAATACTTCTATTAGTAATAATAATAAATATTATTTTGCTTATTTTAGGGCTATTGTTTATATCGCTGTTTATCACACAGCCTATAATAAAGCTGGTAAACTCCATGAAGGGAATAAAGGATGGAAAATTTGAAAAGGTAAATATTATAACCGGCAATGATGAGATAGGGATGCTAAAAGATGTTTATAACAAGATGATCGATGAAATCAAAAAATTAATTGGCGACATCATTAACGAGCAAAAGTTGAAAAGAAAATTGGAACTGGATGTAATGCAATCGCAGATTAAGCCGCATTTTCTATTTAATTCTTTTGACGCAATAAGCGCCCTTATATTGATGGGAGACACTAAAAATGCCAGCAAGATTGTCAAGGCATTGGGTAAATTTTATAGATCTTTTTTGATTAATGGCAATGAAGAAATCACCATAAAAGAAGAGCTTGACATAATAAACAATTATCTTACAATACAAAAAATAAGGTTTGGAGATAAATTTAGCGTTGTAATGAATATTGATGAGCGAGTATTAAACTATAAAATACCTAAGCTTATATTGCAGCCATTGGTCGAAAATGCCTTGAACCACGGCGTGAGAAATAAAGAAGGTCAAGGAATCATTTCAATAAAAGCTTTATATGGTGATAATCAAATTATACTTATGACGGAAGACAATGGAAAAGGCATGAGTGAAGAAAAGATAAAAGAAATCGAAAGTGGCATGTCTAAAGGCGTTGGTCTTAAATCAACAATAGAAAGGTTAAAAATATATTACAACTCTGCAGATGTAGTAAAAATTTACAGCAAAATAGATGAAGGAACAAAGATTGAAATAACTATCCCGATAAAAAAGGAGGATCAGAATGATAAATGA
- a CDS encoding ABC transporter substrate-binding protein, which translates to MKGKKLNVLLLVIFMTVGILLSGCSNSSRTSNNNTSNNNNNDKQMKTFTLFYDTSTATPIDYTKTPVWKKLEELTGVHLQVSYLVGTDEQSKATLMISGGDLPDLIQTSNTTFDLFKNANDLVPLDDLIDKYGTNIKRWYSPQDLNKMRDPKDGHIYYLTPARKTSYLYPYSGFYLPLEVLKEAGWPKKLTLDQYFNIIEDYVKKHPTYNGQPVIGFTALTDNWKIFTLTGAPSYLAGNANTGDVWVDDNNKAHPFAISQWAHDYYKKLNEEWNKGILDKQMFTRNYDSYLSLIASGRVLGFYDQRWDIQNAINSLEQQKLYDRVPFALPVTFDGVSKEDYNSMNMTGNSAGISITKSCKDPVAAFKFLDAMASDEALKLENWGIEGKDYTVKDGKMYMTPEQLAQYKDSSYTQKEGIGLYWYFPHPNAGEKFADGNFVSPQDSPEYIASSYKPYEQEVLKAYNLTNLSQMMAPPIETPYGFVYDISIPDSEQQIKIANQKASDLTRKYVAQMIPAKPDQFESIWKQYVSEMQKAKYDLEVPYLQQQIDWRIQHWGAK; encoded by the coding sequence ATGAAAGGTAAAAAGTTAAACGTTTTGTTACTGGTGATTTTTATGACTGTAGGAATACTTTTATCTGGATGTAGTAATTCAAGTAGGACATCAAATAATAACACATCTAACAATAATAACAATGATAAACAAATGAAGACATTCACACTTTTCTATGATACATCAACTGCTACGCCAATTGACTATACAAAAACGCCTGTCTGGAAAAAACTTGAGGAATTAACAGGAGTGCATTTGCAGGTAAGCTATCTTGTTGGTACAGATGAACAATCAAAAGCGACACTTATGATTAGTGGTGGAGATTTACCTGATTTGATTCAGACGAGTAATACAACATTTGATCTTTTTAAGAATGCTAATGATCTAGTACCACTAGATGATTTGATAGATAAATACGGAACTAATATAAAGAGATGGTATTCACCGCAAGATCTTAATAAGATGAGAGACCCTAAAGATGGACATATATATTATTTAACACCAGCAAGAAAAACATCATATTTATATCCATATTCTGGTTTTTATTTACCACTAGAAGTACTTAAGGAAGCTGGATGGCCTAAAAAACTAACGTTAGATCAGTATTTTAATATCATAGAGGATTATGTAAAAAAGCATCCAACTTATAATGGACAGCCAGTAATAGGATTTACTGCTCTCACTGATAATTGGAAAATATTCACTTTAACTGGTGCTCCAAGTTATCTGGCTGGTAATGCTAATACAGGCGATGTTTGGGTTGATGACAATAATAAAGCTCATCCATTTGCAATAAGTCAATGGGCACATGATTATTATAAAAAGTTAAACGAGGAATGGAATAAAGGTATACTTGACAAGCAAATGTTTACTAGAAATTATGATTCTTATCTATCTTTGATTGCATCAGGAAGGGTTTTAGGATTTTACGATCAGCGTTGGGACATTCAAAATGCGATTAATTCACTAGAGCAGCAAAAACTTTATGATAGAGTACCTTTTGCTTTGCCGGTAACTTTCGATGGTGTTTCAAAAGAAGACTATAATAGTATGAATATGACAGGCAATAGTGCAGGTATTAGTATAACAAAAAGTTGTAAAGACCCAGTCGCTGCATTTAAATTTTTAGATGCTATGGCCAGTGATGAAGCTCTAAAACTTGAAAATTGGGGAATCGAAGGCAAAGACTATACTGTAAAAGATGGCAAAATGTATATGACACCAGAACAATTGGCTCAATATAAAGATAGCAGCTATACACAAAAAGAAGGAATTGGGTTATATTGGTATTTTCCTCATCCCAATGCAGGAGAAAAGTTTGCTGATGGCAACTTTGTATCGCCTCAAGATAGCCCAGAATATATAGCTAGTTCATACAAACCTTATGAACAAGAAGTATTAAAAGCGTATAATTTAACTAATTTATCACAAATGATGGCACCACCAATTGAGACACCTTACGGCTTTGTATACGATATAAGCATACCTGATAGTGAGCAGCAGATTAAGATTGCAAATCAAAAGGCATCTGACCTTACGAGAAAATATGTGGCTCAAATGATACCTGCGAAACCAGACCAATTTGAAAGCATATGGAAACAATATGTGTCTGAAATGCAAAAAGCTAAATATGATCTTGAAGTACCTTATTTACAACAACAGATAGATTGGAGAATTCAACATTGGGGAGCAAAGTAA